The Oryctolagus cuniculus chromosome 4, mOryCun1.1, whole genome shotgun sequence genomic sequence GCAGCATTTACAGATTTACATATGAGAAAGGAGTGTTCCTTACTGACATGGGCAGTATCCTAGTGACCTTGAGAATGGCATGTTAAGTAAAATGTAGAGGAGGCCATTTATTTAGACTGAACTCCAGTGAGTCCCAGGTCGTGACAGCAAAATAGGGGACACTTGTGGTAGAGTTCCACATTTGTAAGCCACACAAGTTAACTGGGAGAAATCGGAACACAGAGATAACAGCCAAATCCCCAAATAGCCCAGTGTTAGCTGGCATGATTGGAAGTCCTCTCCACTTATGTCTGCACAAGAAAGGTCACTTTGAAACAACAAATCtgctttgtgttttctgtttctgctttcctcAGCCTGTTCTCTGCTCCCCTACTCAGTCCATTCTAACACTCCTACTTTATGGTAGGAAGCATAGGACAAttctaaaaatgcaaacaaatccAATCAAGATCTGGAAGCAAAATCTTAAAGCAAAATCTCTCCTGAgggttgcagggccccaaacacttgagaCTTTTTATCTGCAGCTCCCagccatgttagcaggaagctggatgagaagcagagtagccaggactggaactggcgctgcCACACTGGATGGCTGTTCTGAGCAGCATCTGCCACAGAGCCTGTCCCTTGGCTAGAATTCTGTAGACATAAAGCAGTGCACGGGAAACCCAGCCACCCCGAGAGAAGTCTGCCTCTCATTGCTGCTTTGTGCCAACCTCACTGTCATCAGATAACATCCTCCATTCCTGAAAGTGGCAGCCTTCATGGGCCATCTCTTGTCACCATTAAAAAATAACTTGCTTATTTCAAAATCAGTTGAAAAATTGATCCATAGCCTAAATCTCAATCATAGAGATGGAAGAGGACCTGGAAATGCCCCCTGGTGTTGGAGCCTGGGAAACACCAAGGTCCCTTTGTCTTGAAAAGCCCACCACTCCCCAAGGGTCCAGCTTCCCACTCtcaccctccctgcctctccttcttctccttggGGGTCCTTTTCTAGACTCCAGTGGCAAAGCTTGCACCCCAGGATCCTCTGACAGATGCACCCCACCCCTCTGTTGTCTTTGGGGAGGTCTCCCGCCCTTCCGCCTTACTTTCCATGTAGATGCCAGCGTTGTTGACCAGCACGTCCAGGCCCCCATACTCCTTGCGCAGGAAGTCGCGCAGTGCGCGGATGCTGTTGCAGGGCCGTGATATCCAGCCGGTGGAAGCGCGGGCTCaggccctctgcctgcagctgctgcacgGCTGCCTGGCCCCGTGCCTCGTCCCGCGCCATGAGCACCACATCCCCGGAGAAGAGCCGGCACAGGTCGCGTGTGATGGTGAAGTCGACGCCCTTGTTGGCGCCAGTCACCAGCGCTGCAGGACGACATGGCTGAATATGAGCTCAGGACACGTGCGTGATGAGTGTCTGGGCGCTTCGGTCTACGCGTGTTCTGCGTGTGCTGCCTGCCCACTGGTAGGCGGTGCGCTCAGAGCTGCCTGGAGAAGTGTAGGTGTGCAGAGGCAGGCGCCAGCCCTGCTCTCAGGTCGGGCGTGGTTTCCTGTAATGGCCATGGGTTGCAGAGATATCCCAGAGGAGCCCCCTGTCTGAAGATTGCAAAACCAGCCAACTGAGGACCCAGGCCAGTGGCACATGGGCGCTGCTTGCCTGGCATCAAAGAACCATTCCTCTTAGCCATGCTGTTGATTTGGGCTGAGCTTTATCTGtggttctctttattttattttattttttgacaggcagagtggacagagagagagagacagagagaaaggtcttccttttgccgttggttcaccctccaatggccactgcggccagcatgctgcagctggcgcattgcgctgatccgaagccaggagccaagtgcttctcctggtctcccatgcggtgcagggcccactgcactcctgggccagagcagagagctggcctggaagaagggcaaccgggacagaatctggcgccccgactgggactagaaccgggtgtgccggcgccgcaaggtggaggattagcctattgagccgaggcgccggcttaTCTGTGGTTCTCTAAATCTTCCCCCACCATTCTCCCATCCTTTCAAGGGTTGGTCACCATCCTTCCAGAATTGAGACATCTTCTCCCCCACCCCTATTCCGGGGAGATTCTGAAACTGGAACTGGAGTCTTTGAAGCTAGAATTGTTCaataaattagaagaaaatgacagaggatcacatttctttttgatttcccCCTTTATGCGATGAGAATGAAGTTTCCATCTTTGCAGCACGTTTTTGGAATACACAGTTGTGGCTGAGGTCTCTGTTGCTAAAATTTAGACCCTACAGCACCTTGGGATAAAGCCTTCCTTCTGTGCTGTCACATCTCCATTGCGTTAAAACACTGTCAGGGGTGAACGCtctgtgtagcaggtaaagctcctgcctacagtgtcggttcgagtcccggctgctccaatttccaaactagctctctgctatggcttggaaaagcaatggaagatggcccaagtgcttgggcccctgcacccatgtggaagaccaggaagaagctcctggctcctggcttcagatcagctccactCTGGCTGATGtgtttatttggggagtgaaccagcagatggaagctctctcgtgcctctctctctctctctggctctacttctctctgtaactctttcaaataaataaaataaatcttaaaaacacaaaacactgcCAAGGTGGAGGCTGGCTCTACTGTGTGTCTTCGGCCTGGGAGGAGCTGGGTTGACAGCTCTCATAGGCTGTAAAGCGACTGTGCATCCCGGACCATTGGTGTGGGTTTGAATAAAGAGACATTTTCAAGGGCCAAAGAGTTTGGAGTCACTGATTGTATTAACCCCCAAGACTTCGGTAAACCCAGCCAGCGATGCTCACTGAGATGGCTGATTGAGACACGGCCCGTTCCTTCGAGTGCATGGCAGTGTGAGGTCATGACACCAGCACCCGGGACatgccacaaaggctggggcttcAACATGGTGGCTGGAGTAGCCGGTCCAGGCGAAGAACTCGTGCCTGTCCATTCCAGCTGGTGACAGGTCGCATGCGGGAAAGCACCATCTCTGGAGGATGGGAGAGTGTGACAAGTGTCCCGGAGTTTGTGCCTGAATGTATGATGAAGAAGATAAAAGTTGATGCATTTGTGACCAACAACCTGCTTTTAACGACATTAACAAAGCCATTGAGCTGATGCATTCAGCAAAGAACATTTGGAGGGTTGTAAAGATGTAAATTCAGATGGGAAGTCTGTCTGTCCTGGACTTAGGTCTTCTTATCTGATGGGAGATTGAGACACACGGAAGAATCTCTTCCTGCCGAACGGCTTATGGCACCTTCACTTACTACGCTAGGGCTTAGTTACGCCACATCAGTGATAAATGTGGTCACTAGTGTCTTCCTCAAATGAATGATTGCTAACTCATAAAGGAAGATTTTAACATAATTAAAGTGATctctgcaaaaaacaaaaacatagtgCACAGGCACTTGCTGGGCCATCGTCTCACCTGGATGGGGGTCCCACAGTGCACAGGTGCAAGGGGCCTTCACAGCCTAATAGTTCACAGGGTGTCAGGAtgcacctttttcttttttaaaaaagatgttatatatttatttgagaggtagagttacagacagcgagagggagagacagagagaaaagacttccatccactggttcactccctagatgtccgcaacggctggagctgcactgatctgaaggcaggaaccaggagcttcttttgggtctcccacacaggtgcctatacccaagtgattgggtcatcttctactgctttcacaggccatagcagagagctggatgggaaatggagcagccaggactaaaactggtgccatatgggatgccggtgctgcaggcagaggataaacctactgtaccacagagcaggcccccagGATGCACCTTTCTATACCTCTTTCAGAATGAAGAGTTGGTTCCATCCTTGGAGATGTGGCTGATTGGTTGAGTGGTGGGAAATGAATGTTCCTCACCGCGTTCTGCTTAGGATGGGGGACCGGAGGCTGTAGGGTCAGCTTTCATTTCCGTGTCATCCAGTAGTTGCCCCCACACACAAGTGGCCACTGCAATGTCCGTTATAGGAAACTGAATGAGTGCAATGAAAAAGTCAGTTCTTAGCTGCAATAGTCACGTTTCAGGTGCTCAGTGTTCGTGTGTCTCAGTGGCCACTGTCTGGGCTGTGCAGACACAGGACATTTCTCACGGACCATGGGGCTTCACACGGATTCCGGATAGGTTGCTGTAAGGGAGGTTCCAACCAGGGGTTAACAGAAGGTCAACAGCCCGGGACAGACCCTTGCTGCATTCCAAGGGACATTTTTATTGGGACAATTGTAGATCCACATGCAGTTGTGAGCAATAACACAGAGATTCCATAGACTTTGCCGATTGCCCTCACCAGTAACAATTTGCGATATGCACAGTAAAATATCACAGTTCAGACCACTGCAGAACAGTGCAGCCCTTCTCAGAGTCCCCCAGCTCTGTGTGCGTGTTTGCCCGTGTGTTGAGTTCTGGACAGGTTCATCTCGTGCAGTTTTGCATTTCCATCACTGCAGTCAAGATCAGAgccatgggggctggcgctgtggcgcagctggtaaaagctgccacctgcattgccagcatcccatgttggtgctggtttgagtcccactgttccacttctgaaccagctctctgctgtggcctgggaaagcagtaggggatggcccaagtgtttgggccccttgaacccacatgagagacccggaagaagctcctggctcctggcttcagattagcacagctccagccgttgcagctagttggggagtgaaccagcagatagatgattctctctctctctctctcactaactctgactttcaagtaaataaataaatctttaaaaaaaaaaagatcagagccTGTCCACCTGCATCAGGATCCCCTTGTCACCCTGGCAGAAACAAACACTCCTCCCTTGTCCCCTAATCCAACCCTGTCCTCTGGCAGTCATGAATCTGTTCACCATTTCCACCCTTTTGTCAGTTCAAATATACTACAGAGATGGATCATCCAGTGTGTGACCTCCTGGGATTTCTCCCGCAGCAGTTAACTAGGAGATGGTTTATACACTTCCTTGCCACCATGCATGTTGCTCCAACAATGGCCGGCTTCCTTCCACACTACTGGCTACCTTGTATGGAGGTAGTGTGACCCAGTATTAGCCAGAAGTGGGTTGGATTAAATCCACCAGTATGAGAGTGGATAACACACAGTGTGCGGGGAAATCTGTCTGTGGGGTGCCTCCTGCTGCCTCACCACCGAAGCCCAAGAATCATGATGTTCAGCCTGATTTCTTTAGCATTTAGTGTTAGCACCATACAGAATCCACAGGTCAATGTGGCTGGATGGCCCAGACAACATAATCCTTGTGAACTTCATCGTGGGAAATTCTAGTTAAAAGATAATGCAcctttttctatgaattttaaacaattgtctttattcatttgagacacacatctctcattcactggttcactcttcaaattcccGAAATGCCTGCAGGCCAACGCCGGGAGACAGAGACTCCATCGAAGCCCCCGTTAGCAGGATCCCAGCCACTTGAGCcgtggcctgctgcctcctgcctcagTGTTAGCAGGACACTGCCATCAGGAGCAAGAGCCTGGGGGTCTAACCCAGGTCCTCTGGTGTGGGGTGTAGGTTAGGCCGAATGCCCACCACTTGCACAAACGTTTTGAAGTCACCTTGTGTATCTAATGAAGTGGGGACAAGGCTACTGCAGGGCCTGAGCAGGCGGGACAGGCAGGCCTGTGATGGTGATCTTGAGGGAATCAGGGTGGCCGCTCCCTTGGTGCCCAGGAATCAGACCCAGGCCTCTGTATTCAGATTAACTCATGGCAAAGGGGGCCTCTTCTTCTTCTCGGCTCCGACTCTTGGAGGAAGCCGGTCTGCCTGccagtgtggcaggaacccagtgaggTGTCTGAACGTGGCTTCATGCATGAAACAgaaagggccaggccctgccaggTGGAGAGGGGGCCTGGGACACTGGGACCTCCATTCCCATCAGGCTGGGAAGCACCCAGGCTGGGATGAGTGGGTCATTGGCCTCAGCTCTGTCCTTTAAGCCCTAAAGTCTGCTTCTCCTAAAGTCTGCTTTCTACCACGTAGCTTGGAAAAGCGTTGCCAAGGCTTAGTCAACACGGCCATGCCTACCTACACTTCTGCTGAGTGCAGAGTGGTGCAGCCCAGTTGGAGAGCACTTGGCCTGTGCGAGTCTTCCGGGGATGGGATTCATGGGAGAGGTTTTCCTGCAGACTCCCTGTGATCTCAGAGGACTTCATAGCTGAGTGCTTCCCACAAGTGGCCCTCATGTCACACACGGACACTGGTTCTCCTTCCCAATGACTTAGGCTGCTTACAGAAAGAGGTCAACTGCCTTTCCCTGTGCAGTACTGTCCAGGTAGTCCTACAGGTCCAAATCCTGAAGTCTGAGGGCCATCTTCAGACACAGTCATTGTTTTCCATGTAGTATCTGCTTTCACTTACCTAATGGCCCATCTGAGTGTCTGTGACCGGGTGTGCGGCCTACAGAGCCAAGGACGTTTCCTCTGTGTCCTGTCTCCAGTGCTTGCTATCTCCTGAGTTGCCCCATCCATTCCCTGGCTCTCACTTTTCCTGTGATCAGATTTGTGGGATGAATTTTCTCAGTATTCGAACAATGTGCAAAGCAGCTTTACAATGAATCATTTATTTGACTCTTGATTTCCATGGGTTATTTCCAGCCATTACAACTAGTCTCTCCCCATACACAGAGGATATCGCAAGAAAATTCAGAGAATTAAGAGTCAGGTCACTGAGTTACCTACACAAGGTGTAGAACATTTGTAGGTCTTAGTTACTAGCAATGTTTGGATTTCCCCAGTGGCTGGGACATTTGCTGACAGTGTAAAGTCCTTTAGGTTAATTAGGACAGGCTAGCAAGCAGGACCTGTGGGTGGAGCTGGGGGTGAGCTCACCACTGTTCAACTTTTTTGTCCATGACAAACTGCCCATGAGGGCCCTCGGCATCTGGAGGCAAAAGGGCCAAGTACACGGGGGTCTCTGCTCCTTCTTCTGGGCTCTTGGTTGCGTTGGGTCCCCCCATGTCGGTTCTCAcccaccctgggcagcaggcATTCAGGAGGATcttgtcccctcccctctgctcactCAGGTGCCTGGCCTGGATTCTGGACAGCACAGTGACTCCGATCTTGGTCACTCCATAGGCAGTGTCAGGCCAGCCTTCTGTCTGGTGCACCCCCTTCTTTGCGTCTCCCACAAACTTCTTCATGAgccccaccagctcctcctctgtGATGGTCTCACTGCGAAACTTCTGCTGCAGTTCCAGGCTGCAGGATTTAAGGGCTCTGAGACACATCAGGCTGGACACGTTCACCACTCTGCCTAAAATACACCAGAAATCACTATCAGGAGAGGCTTGCACAGGACGGCTGGAGCCCAAAGGCGCTGGGATTTGAGAAACCCGACAAACAAATGGCAGAGTGATTTCCAAGTGAAATGGACAGACACAGCGTGGTGGTCACACAGCCAACGACTCCacttctgccttcaccttctggGTGAGCAGAGAAGGCAGTGACATTGCAACGAGCCACCTTTGAGGTCCCAGTAACGCAGGGTCCtgtaagcagcaggacctgccaGGAGGACAGGACAGGGAACTGGACAGGAGTTGAGAGGGAACCGAATGTGAAGTCCTCAGTTCTGCATCCCACGTTTCCGTGTTTTGTTAGTGGCTGCTTGTCTTTTGGTGTACATGCACGTCACTGCATCACTCAGGATGAGTGCTGTACCACGTTCCACAGCAAATAGGATCCTGTGTCGTGTTGTGCACAATGAGCCCATTGAAGTGCAGTTAAACTGAGCCAGGAGGTGGGCAGCGTCAGAGAACGCAGCTCCCTGCAAACCATGCCAAGGGCCCAGACTGTGCGTCCAAATTATCTTTCAGAAGGGAGAATCCATGCAGCAAGTTCCCAGAGGCTTGGGAAGGAGGGGACTCAAGAACTGGGGTCCCTAGGGATTCGCATTCTTCCAGAACCACAGTGAAGCTGCCGTGCACAAGGCCCCTGCTGTGGAACTGGGATACAACGCAGGGGGAGACTGAGGGAGCTCAGTCCCAGCCCTGGAAGTGACCGTGGAggacggggcagggcagggtgacCGCCAGGATCAGGTAGGTGCCCACGGTGACACAGGGGTGGAGGAGCAGCCTCTGGAAATGTGTTTTAGCCTGCGAAGGGCATCAGGAGGTGACGGAGAGGCAGGACAGCTCAGGGTGTCTAAGGAGGAGACGTCCTCTGGGGGATACAGTGGGTGACCACTAGGAAGGACCTGCCAGGCTGACTCAGGTCActcagggagcagagagggccCAGGGTGGCACCCCCAGGGCCTCCGACATGAGATGGGCATGGGAGAAATGAGGAGCCTCTCCCAGGAGACCTGTGAGCTAAGACTGCAGGGTCAGAAGGCGCCAGGTGTGCCAAGGGCAGAGACcgcaggggcagggcagagacCGCAGGGGCAGTGCAGGAGCGGGGACGATGTCCTGACCCAGGACAGCCCctggcaggggcagcagcaggctgGTGTAGCTGGAGCAGGACAGGCAGCAGGGATGGAGCTGAGAGCCCAGGCAgcagggccagctcctcctgagggcACAGCGTGGGGTCCCCAGGAGACTCACCTCCGGGCCtcatgagaggcagcagctctGTGCAGACATCTCGGGTGCCATCAAAGTTTGTCTTCATAGTCACCTCCGCTTGAATATGAAAGGGCGTGATATCCGCAGCTTTTTGGGGCAGAGAACAGATAATAAACACACAGCCTTGGCCGGAACGCTACAGGAACAAAACAGCTGATCCATTTCTGCAGGAGGGTACCCTTGAGGGAGTGAAGGATCTACCCTGGTATCTCATGTTGGTCATTATCACTATTACTATTATTGTATACaatgtattgtttattttaaatacacttaaaaaattGACCCACCGGCTAAATCTCAATCAAAGAGAAACTGAAGGAAGCCTGGACACGCTCCCCGGTGTCCAGCCTGGGAAACACCCAGGCTCCTTTGGCTGGAAAAGGGTCccagtccccaggggctccaaGGGTACCACCCA encodes the following:
- the LOC100345202 gene encoding carbonyl reductase [NADPH] 1 isoform X2, producing MSSCSRVALVTGANKGIGYTIVRDLCRLFSGDVVLTARDEARGRVAVQQLQAEGLSPRFHQLDITDLQSIRALHDFLRKEYGGLDVLVNNAGIAFQAADITPFHIQAEVTMKTNFDGTRDVCTELLPLMRPGGRVVNVSSLMCLRALKSCSLELQQKFRSETITEEELVGLMKKFVGDAKKGVHQTEGWPDTAYGVTKIGVTVLSRIQARHLSEQRGGDKILLNACCPGWVRTDMGGPNATKSPEEGAETPVYLALLPPDAEGPHGQFVMDKKVEQW